In Helianthus annuus cultivar XRQ/B chromosome 8, HanXRQr2.0-SUNRISE, whole genome shotgun sequence, a single genomic region encodes these proteins:
- the LOC110930814 gene encoding uncharacterized protein LOC110930814 isoform X2, producing the protein MSNSSKVPIFLDLDELDSYPTPPVVKKEAPAATSSKPLPAPKPTTRARASTAKKRKGSEVSVPGPEGFSYDELSFTDSLELMTSFLNKGLQHLLHLYSDACGTVALHEARIKQLETTIADQGVIAEAKTRHYEDKLKKVTQDAEVKLATVQMEHEQAMVSFREGIKASAIVSLLQARIKMAYEAKETGLECPAWPVESWVAKLKELGGKAVPYPGETGESSKSAEVLDKAEEKKDVGADAGEDAAQDAEAEKTEKTGEDAAV; encoded by the exons ATGTCTA attccagcaaagttccaataTTCCTTGATCTTGACGAACTCGACAGTTATCCTACTCCACCCGTTGTCAAGAAAGAGGCTCCTGCTGCGACCAGCTCAAAACCGCTTCCGGCTCCCAAGCCTACTACGAGGGCTCGTGCTTCCACCGCAAAAAAGAGAAAGGGCTCCGAAGTCAGCGTCCCAGGCCCCGAAGGATTCTCCTATGATGAGCTCAGTTTTACTGATTCCTTGGAGCTGATGACATCCTTCCTTAATAAG GGCCtccagcatctgctccacctttACAGCGATGCCTGTGGTACCGTTGCACTTCATGAAGCCAGGATCAAACAGCTCGAGACCACCATTGCCGATCAGGGTGTCATTGCCGAAGCCAAGACTCGGCATTATGAGGACAAACTGAAGAAGGTCACCCAGGATGCCGAGGTCAAGCTGGCTACCGTTCAAATGGAGCACGAACAGGCCATGGTTTCCTTCCGGGAAGGGATCAAAGCTTCTGCCATTGTCTCTCTGCTACAGGCTCGTATCAAGATGgcttatgaggccaaggagacagggcTTGAGTGCCCAGCCTGGCCGgttgaatcctgggtggcaaagttgaaggagcttggaggcaaGGCAGTGCCATATCCTGGCGAGACCGGTGAATCTTCCAAGTCAGCAGAAGTGTTGGACAAGGCTGAGGAGAAGAAGGATGTTGgggcggatgctggtgaggatgctgctcAGGATGCTGAAGCTGAGAAGACGGAGAAGACTGGtgaggatgccgctgtgtga
- the LOC110930814 gene encoding uncharacterized protein LOC110930814 isoform X1: MSLFEVFRKEFYSLCADSSKVPIFLDLDELDSYPTPPVVKKEAPAATSSKPLPAPKPTTRARASTAKKRKGSEVSVPGPEGFSYDELSFTDSLELMTSFLNKGLQHLLHLYSDACGTVALHEARIKQLETTIADQGVIAEAKTRHYEDKLKKVTQDAEVKLATVQMEHEQAMVSFREGIKASAIVSLLQARIKMAYEAKETGLECPAWPVESWVAKLKELGGKAVPYPGETGESSKSAEVLDKAEEKKDVGADAGEDAAQDAEAEKTEKTGEDAAV; encoded by the exons ATGTCTTTATTTGAGGTGTTTAGGAAAGAgttttactccctgtgtgcagattccagcaaagttccaataTTCCTTGATCTTGACGAACTCGACAGTTATCCTACTCCACCCGTTGTCAAGAAAGAGGCTCCTGCTGCGACCAGCTCAAAACCGCTTCCGGCTCCCAAGCCTACTACGAGGGCTCGTGCTTCCACCGCAAAAAAGAGAAAGGGCTCCGAAGTCAGCGTCCCAGGCCCCGAAGGATTCTCCTATGATGAGCTCAGTTTTACTGATTCCTTGGAGCTGATGACATCCTTCCTTAATAAG GGCCtccagcatctgctccacctttACAGCGATGCCTGTGGTACCGTTGCACTTCATGAAGCCAGGATCAAACAGCTCGAGACCACCATTGCCGATCAGGGTGTCATTGCCGAAGCCAAGACTCGGCATTATGAGGACAAACTGAAGAAGGTCACCCAGGATGCCGAGGTCAAGCTGGCTACCGTTCAAATGGAGCACGAACAGGCCATGGTTTCCTTCCGGGAAGGGATCAAAGCTTCTGCCATTGTCTCTCTGCTACAGGCTCGTATCAAGATGgcttatgaggccaaggagacagggcTTGAGTGCCCAGCCTGGCCGgttgaatcctgggtggcaaagttgaaggagcttggaggcaaGGCAGTGCCATATCCTGGCGAGACCGGTGAATCTTCCAAGTCAGCAGAAGTGTTGGACAAGGCTGAGGAGAAGAAGGATGTTGgggcggatgctggtgaggatgctgctcAGGATGCTGAAGCTGAGAAGACGGAGAAGACTGGtgaggatgccgctgtgtga